One genomic window of bacterium includes the following:
- a CDS encoding T9SS type A sorting domain-containing protein, with the protein MKKTLLTFVVIALSASCIFAANFVPSKTTITGPGVVQYDFAGKSIDVPVTVSGTPALVTFLLFTKDKADQIVNIQNGFLGWHYVNKVDTCIFFSSAKPFDVGNGTITWDGKDQDGKMVPAGVYTYYLWGYDHAHQRVMAMYKYIPSFDTEIIETDGTGQPLTNPLFCGRWWRWTLGTDPMDSTLIETTKINVPSGYGTKNRYAVDPRDHNYVYLPMHNKDSFTGGLFKYQWVPNGDAVQETTWGDNGAVLWSQPDFYHMNATNDNNYLYVTSNPYKETDVYNDFRIVSFDGNLEQVIDFARFWGDLDDLANGGQANGGPDLHYQRGELIYFGCHCSSIQQVVNPVRGMENQDDFVVYVNQNGDYILDYNFQEDSPKPWVNNDFNAGTETYGYVGDVNGFGMECIYDLGALSFGLLAPDGTGVNHFAFAGETANGKYGLVICDNGSAFDGLYSTKGKAIEGQYEGAVDGNTWYSGQDSFKGILTNAPLAVEEAPAAFSVAQNTPNPFNPSTSISFSIANAGNVTVEIFNVAGQKVSTVTNEFMDAGTHSLTWNASSLSAGVYFYTVKSGDFSKTMKMTLLK; encoded by the coding sequence ATGAAAAAAACGTTACTGACGTTTGTAGTAATTGCGCTATCCGCATCATGTATTTTCGCCGCAAATTTTGTACCCAGTAAAACAACAATCACCGGTCCGGGTGTGGTTCAGTACGATTTTGCCGGGAAGTCCATCGATGTTCCAGTGACTGTATCCGGAACTCCGGCGCTCGTCACTTTTTTATTGTTCACCAAAGACAAGGCCGACCAGATAGTCAACATCCAGAACGGTTTTCTGGGCTGGCATTATGTCAACAAAGTCGATACGTGCATATTTTTCTCCTCGGCGAAACCGTTCGATGTGGGGAATGGCACAATCACCTGGGACGGTAAAGACCAGGACGGTAAAATGGTCCCCGCGGGTGTATACACCTACTACCTCTGGGGATATGATCATGCCCACCAGCGGGTCATGGCGATGTATAAATACATCCCGTCTTTCGATACCGAGATAATCGAGACGGACGGAACCGGACAGCCGCTCACCAATCCGCTCTTTTGCGGACGCTGGTGGAGATGGACCCTCGGCACCGACCCGATGGACTCGACCCTGATCGAAACCACCAAAATCAATGTCCCGAGCGGCTACGGCACAAAAAACCGTTATGCTGTCGACCCCAGAGACCATAATTATGTATATCTGCCCATGCATAACAAGGACAGCTTTACTGGAGGTCTCTTCAAATACCAGTGGGTGCCGAACGGTGACGCTGTACAGGAGACTACATGGGGAGATAACGGCGCGGTACTATGGAGCCAGCCCGACTTCTATCACATGAACGCCACCAATGACAACAATTACCTCTATGTTACCTCGAACCCGTACAAGGAAACCGATGTTTACAACGATTTCCGCATTGTAAGCTTCGATGGAAACCTGGAACAGGTCATCGACTTTGCCCGCTTCTGGGGTGACCTTGACGATCTTGCGAATGGCGGGCAGGCGAATGGCGGTCCCGACCTGCATTACCAGCGCGGCGAGCTGATTTACTTCGGCTGCCACTGCTCCTCGATCCAGCAGGTGGTGAACCCTGTCCGGGGAATGGAAAACCAGGATGATTTCGTCGTATATGTCAACCAGAACGGCGACTATATCCTCGACTACAACTTCCAGGAAGATTCCCCCAAACCATGGGTAAACAACGATTTCAACGCCGGAACCGAAACATACGGTTATGTCGGCGATGTCAATGGTTTCGGCATGGAGTGCATCTATGACCTCGGCGCTCTTTCGTTCGGCCTCCTGGCCCCCGATGGCACGGGAGTCAATCACTTTGCGTTCGCCGGCGAAACCGCCAATGGCAAGTACGGCCTTGTCATCTGCGACAACGGCTCGGCTTTCGACGGATTATACTCCACCAAAGGTAAGGCCATAGAAGGTCAATATGAAGGCGCTGTGGACGGCAATACATGGTATTCCGGCCAGGATTCTTTCAAGGGTATCCTCACCAATGCCCCGCTGGCGGTTGAAGAGGCTCCGGCCGCCTTCTCCGTCGCCCAGAATACCCCCAATCCGTTCAACCCTTCAACGTCGATCAGCTTCTCTATCGCCAACGCCGGCAATGTCACGGTCGAAATATTCAACGTGGCAGGCCAGAAGGTTTCCACGGTTACCAATGAATTCATGGATGCAGGCACACATTCCTTAACATGGAACGCTTCCTCACTCTCGGCCGGTGTCTATTTCTACACAGTCAAATCCGGCGATTTCTCCAAAACCATGAAGATGACGCTCCTGAAATAA